A window from Musa acuminata AAA Group cultivar baxijiao chromosome BXJ3-10, Cavendish_Baxijiao_AAA, whole genome shotgun sequence encodes these proteins:
- the LOC103968453 gene encoding uncharacterized protein LOC103968453 isoform X1 codes for MPEAGYYCSKKTDDICEDVCGEQTSRAALSMSRLRCALRGFDLKAFLLLFMGVPVLIFIIYLHGQKITYFLRPIWESPPKPFRTIPHYYHPNISMERLCRLHGWGMRDTPRRVFDAVLFSNELDMLEIRWHELSPYVSEFVLLESNSTFTGLWKPLVFAGNRSRFKFVESRLTYGTIGGRFVTGENPFVEESYQRVALDQLIRFAGVEDDDLLIMSDVDEIPSGHTIDLLRWCDEIPEKLHLQLRNYLYSFEFYLDDKSWRASVHRYQAGKTRYAHFRQTNDLFADSGWHCSFCFRHISQFIFKMKAYSHVDRVRFAYYLNPSRIQDVICRGADLFDMLPEEYTFQEIIAKLGPIPSSYSAVHLPSYILQNVDRHRYLLPGNCKRESG; via the exons ATGCCGGAAGCGGGTTACTATTGTTCTAAGAAGACGGACGACATCTGCGAGGACGTCTGCGGCGAG CAGACGTCGAGGGCAGCGCTGAGCATGTCGCGGCTGCGGTGCGCTCTCCGGGGGTTCGATCTCAAGGCATTCCTGCTGCTCTTCATGGGCGTCCCCgtcctcatcttcatcatctaCCTCCATGGCCAGAAGATTACCTACTTCCTCCGCCCCATCTGGGAGTCCCCTCCCAAGCCCTTCCGCACCATCCCCCACTACTACCACCCTAACATCTCCATGGAGCGCCTCTGCCGGCTCCACGGCTGGGGCATGCGTGATACCCCCCGTCGGGTCTTCGATGCCGTTCTGTTCAGCAACGAGCTCGACATGCTCGAGATCCGGTGGCACGAACTCAGCCCTTACGTCTCAGAGTTCGTCCTCCTCGAGTCCAATTCCACCTTCACTGGGCTGTGGAAACCCCTCGTCTTTGCTGGCAACCGGAGCCGCTTCAAGTTCGTGGAATCGCGGCTGACCTACGGCACCATCGGGGGGAGGTTTGTCACGGGGGAGAATCCGTTCGTTGAGGAATCATACCAGCGAGTGGCATTGGATCAGCTTATTAGGTTTGCAGGCGTTGAAGATGATGACTTGTTGATCATGTCCGATGTCGACGAGATCCCAAGTGGCCATACGATCGACCTCCTGAGATGGTGCGATGAGATTCCCGAGAAGCTTCATCTCCAGCTCCGGAACTATCTCTACTCCTTTGAGTTTTACCTTGATGACAAAAGCTGGAGGGCTTCGGTTCACAGGTACCAAGCAGGGAAGACCAGATATGCTCATTTCCGGCAGACCAATGATCTATTTGCTGATTCAGGGTGGCACTGCAGCTTCTGCTTCCGTCATATAAGCCAATTCATATTCAAGATGAAGGCATATAGCCATGTCGATCGGGTGAGATTTGCCTACTActtgaatccttcgaggattcaagATGTGATCTGCCGAGGAGCAGACCTGTTTGACATGCTTCCGGAAGAGTATACATTCCAAGAGATCATTGCCAAGTTGGGGCCGATACCTAGTTCGTATTCTGCAGTTCACCTTCCTAGTTATATACTTCAGAATGTTGACCGGCATCGATACCTCTTGCCTGGGAACTGCAAGCGAGAAAGTGGGTGA
- the LOC103968454 gene encoding BTB/POZ domain-containing protein At1g67900, translated as MKFMKLGNRPDTFFTTEAIRSVSSEVSTDLQIQVHNSLYQLHKFPLLSKCLRLQKLCSSLKDTSEHTVILLPDLPGGAEAFEVCAKFCYGITITLSSLNIVPVRCAAEYLQMSDDADRGNLVGKLELFFKSCILRRWKDTLVTLQSTRNYSPLCEELGITGRCIDAIATAIIASPTQAVTSSHSRKAATKNWWAGDISELGIDHYWRVMVAVKSAGIVPNKLIGEALRIYARKWLPNMSRNGQQNELEADDSLSESPTEAPVKHRLLMEKIVSLLPTEKGSVSCSFLLKLLKAANILHASTSSKMDLARRIGLQLEEASVDGLLIPLDSNSSGTLYDVDIVMAMLEEFLLQGQSPATSPPREKLRCERRRSRSSENVEFEVQENSRRSSSASHSSKLRVAKLIDGYLQEIARDENLPMKKLIAIAEAVPDFARLDHDDLYRVIDIYLRVHPELDKNARKQLCRILDCKKLSVEACMHAAQNELLPLRVVVQVLFFEHSRAAMSGGQVTELPSNIKALLAKTTARGEDRDALKLHHIGTATPLEDGWSISRLKCPATKLATLKTKLAEEDNDMDDDLIPRDVLMRSASSRFKALCSLPKKPKRIISKLLAMNRSASERN; from the exons ATGAAGTTCATGAAGCTTGGAAACCGCCCAGATACCTTCTTCACCACGGAAGCCATAAG GTCTGTTTCGTCAGAAGTCTCGACTGACCTCCAAATCCAGGTGCATAACAGCTTGTATCAGCTGCACAAG TTTCCCCTCCTGTCTAAATGCCTGCGCCTGCAGAAGCTCTGCTCTTCACTGAAGGATACCTCCGAGCACACAGTCATCTTACTTCCGGACCTTCCCGGCGGCGCCGAGGCCTTCGAGGTCTGTGCAAAGTTCTGCTATGGCATCACCATCACTCTCAGCTCCCTCAACATCGTGCCCGTGCGTTGCGCCGCCGAGTACCTCCAGATGAGCGACGACGCTGACCGTGGGAACCTCGTCGGCAAGCTCGAGCTCTTCTTCAAGTCTTGCATCCTCCGCCGATGGAAGGACACGCTGGTGACGCTGCAGAGCACGAGGAACTATTCTCCTCTGTGCGAAGAACTGGGCATCACCGGCCGCTGCATCGATGCCATTGCCACTGCCATTATCGCCAGCCCGACGCAGGCGGTCACGTCAAGCCACAGCCGGAAGGCAGCGACCAAGAACTGGTGGGCCGGGGACATCAGTGAACTAGGAATAGACCACTACTGGAGGGTCATGGTGGCGGTGAAATCCGCCGGCATCGTTCCCAACAAGCTCATCGGGGAGGCACTACGGATCTACGCTCGCAAGTGGCTGCCAAATATGTCCAGAAATGGCCAACAGAATGAACTGGAAGCCGATGACTCCTTGTCAGAGTCTCCTACAGAAGCCCCCGTGAAGCACAGGCTGCTAATGGAGAAGATAGTGAGCTTACTCCCCACCGAAAAGGGCTCTGTTTCATGTAGTTTTCTGCTCAAGCTTCTCAAGGCCGCCAACATACTCCACGCTTCGACATCATCGAAGATGGACTTGGCCAGGCGAATCGGACTGCAACTGGAGGAGGCATCGGTTGATGGTCTTCTGATTCCACTCGACTCAAATTCGAGTGGTACGCTGTATGACGTCGATATAGTGATGGCCATGTTGGAGGAGTTCCTGCTTCAAGGACAGAGCCCAGCAACCAGTCCACCCAGAGAGAAGCTTCGTTGTGAGAGGAGGAGATCTCGATCTTCCGAGAACGTGGAATTCGAGGTACAGGAGAACAGCCGCAGGTCGTCCTCCGCCTCCCACAGCTCCAAGCTGAGAGTGGCCAAGCTAATTGATGGTTACCTCCAAGAGATTGCCAGAGACGAGAACTTGCCCATGAAGAAGCTAATTGCAATCGCGGAAGCTGTTCCAGACTTTGCCAGGCTCGACCATGATGATCTCTACAGAGTCATCGACATCTACCTCAGG GTACACCCGGAGCTCGACAAGAACGCGAGGAAGCAACTGTGTCGAATCCTGGATTGCAAGAAACTCTCCGTGGAAGCCTGCATGCACGCCGCGCAGAACGAGCTACTTCCTCTGAGGGTGGTCGTGCAGGTCCTCTTCTTCGAGCATTCCCGCGCCGCCATGTCCGGCGGCCAGGTGACTGAGCTGCCCAGCAACATCAAGGCACTACTGGCTAAAACCACAGCAAGAGGGGAAGACAGGGACGCACTCAAGCTTCACCACATCGGCACTGCTACCCCATTAGAAGACGGCTGGAGCATCTCCAGATTGAAGTGCCCCGCCACGAAGCTCGCAACGCTCAAGACGAAGCTCGCGGAGGAGGACAACGACATGGACGACGACTTGATTCCGCGCGATGTGCTCATGAGGAGCGCTTCTTCGAGGTTCAAAGCCTTGTGCTCCCTTCCTAAGAAACCAAAGAGGATCATCAGCAAACTGCTGGCCATGAACAGAAGTGCAAGCGAGAGGAATTAA
- the LOC103968455 gene encoding vacuolar protein sorting-associated protein 20 homolog 2, protein MGNIFVKKPKITEVDRAILSLKTQRRKLAQYQEQLEAVIEAEKQAARDLIREKRKDRALIALKKKKTQEELLKKVDAWLINVEQQLADIELASKQKAVFDSLKAGSDAMKAIQNEISLEDVQKLMDDSAEAKAYQEEMNAILGDRLSAEDEEEVLAEFENLETEITLQSMPTVPAQSVSSAQETKRTPEVQPEAESQAQREEDELLNLPDVPSGAPVLSDGAAEDISTGTQRKTKVLEEPLPA, encoded by the exons ATGGGGAACATATTCGTGAAGAAGCCCAAGATCACGGAGGTGGATCGCGCCATCCTCTCCCTTAAGACCCAGCGCCGCAAGCTCGCCCAGTACCAGGAGCAG CTTGAGGCCGTGATTGAAGCTGAAAAGCAAGCTGCAAGGGATCTGATTCGGGAGAAGAGGAAAGATCGGGCATTGATTGCGcttaagaagaagaaaacacaagAAGAGCTATTGAAAAAAGTTGATGCTTGGCTTATAAACGTCGAACAACAG TTGGCAGATATTGAACTGGCGAGCAAGCAGAAAGCTGTATTTGATAGCTTGAAGGCAGGAAGTGATGCAATGAAAGCTATTCAAAATGAGATTAGTCTGGAAGATGTTCAAAAGCTGATGGACGATTCTGCTGAGGCAAAGGCTTATCAAGAA GAAATGAATGCAATCTTGGGAGATCGCCTATCTGCTGAAGACGAGGAAGAAGTTTTGGCAGAATTTGAGAATTTGGAAACTGAG ATTACCCTTCAATCCATGCCAACAGTTCCTGCCCAATCAGTGTCATCTGCACAAGAAACTAAAAGGACTCCTGAGGTACAGCCAGAAGCAGAGTCTCAAGCTCAGAGGGAAGAGGATGAACTTCTCAATCTTCCTGATGTACCATCTGGTGCACCAGTTCTGAGTGATGGTGCTGCTGAAGACATCTCAACTGGAACTCAAAGGAAAACAAAAG TTCTGGAGGAGCCACTACCTGCTTGA
- the LOC103968453 gene encoding uncharacterized protein LOC103968453 isoform X2, with amino-acid sequence MPEAGYYCSKKTDDICEDVCGETSRAALSMSRLRCALRGFDLKAFLLLFMGVPVLIFIIYLHGQKITYFLRPIWESPPKPFRTIPHYYHPNISMERLCRLHGWGMRDTPRRVFDAVLFSNELDMLEIRWHELSPYVSEFVLLESNSTFTGLWKPLVFAGNRSRFKFVESRLTYGTIGGRFVTGENPFVEESYQRVALDQLIRFAGVEDDDLLIMSDVDEIPSGHTIDLLRWCDEIPEKLHLQLRNYLYSFEFYLDDKSWRASVHRYQAGKTRYAHFRQTNDLFADSGWHCSFCFRHISQFIFKMKAYSHVDRVRFAYYLNPSRIQDVICRGADLFDMLPEEYTFQEIIAKLGPIPSSYSAVHLPSYILQNVDRHRYLLPGNCKRESG; translated from the exons ATGCCGGAAGCGGGTTACTATTGTTCTAAGAAGACGGACGACATCTGCGAGGACGTCTGCGGCGAG ACGTCGAGGGCAGCGCTGAGCATGTCGCGGCTGCGGTGCGCTCTCCGGGGGTTCGATCTCAAGGCATTCCTGCTGCTCTTCATGGGCGTCCCCgtcctcatcttcatcatctaCCTCCATGGCCAGAAGATTACCTACTTCCTCCGCCCCATCTGGGAGTCCCCTCCCAAGCCCTTCCGCACCATCCCCCACTACTACCACCCTAACATCTCCATGGAGCGCCTCTGCCGGCTCCACGGCTGGGGCATGCGTGATACCCCCCGTCGGGTCTTCGATGCCGTTCTGTTCAGCAACGAGCTCGACATGCTCGAGATCCGGTGGCACGAACTCAGCCCTTACGTCTCAGAGTTCGTCCTCCTCGAGTCCAATTCCACCTTCACTGGGCTGTGGAAACCCCTCGTCTTTGCTGGCAACCGGAGCCGCTTCAAGTTCGTGGAATCGCGGCTGACCTACGGCACCATCGGGGGGAGGTTTGTCACGGGGGAGAATCCGTTCGTTGAGGAATCATACCAGCGAGTGGCATTGGATCAGCTTATTAGGTTTGCAGGCGTTGAAGATGATGACTTGTTGATCATGTCCGATGTCGACGAGATCCCAAGTGGCCATACGATCGACCTCCTGAGATGGTGCGATGAGATTCCCGAGAAGCTTCATCTCCAGCTCCGGAACTATCTCTACTCCTTTGAGTTTTACCTTGATGACAAAAGCTGGAGGGCTTCGGTTCACAGGTACCAAGCAGGGAAGACCAGATATGCTCATTTCCGGCAGACCAATGATCTATTTGCTGATTCAGGGTGGCACTGCAGCTTCTGCTTCCGTCATATAAGCCAATTCATATTCAAGATGAAGGCATATAGCCATGTCGATCGGGTGAGATTTGCCTACTActtgaatccttcgaggattcaagATGTGATCTGCCGAGGAGCAGACCTGTTTGACATGCTTCCGGAAGAGTATACATTCCAAGAGATCATTGCCAAGTTGGGGCCGATACCTAGTTCGTATTCTGCAGTTCACCTTCCTAGTTATATACTTCAGAATGTTGACCGGCATCGATACCTCTTGCCTGGGAACTGCAAGCGAGAAAGTGGGTGA
- the LOC135651435 gene encoding dirigent protein 1-like codes for MASSPHSSTHLYFLLVFFLLLAAATAFPVTSEFELGTQKRIHFRVYFHETFIGPDNTTVTVVNMSLPYTFGNIEIYDTVLRVGPDESSTFLGRVQGAGFHVSMREEVMLVPLVLVFTAGKFVNSTLTVIGRLDASGHSERAIVGGTGVFQYAWGKLVTETVTASVAKLVVAYDVYVVYYDDLHLSAIA; via the coding sequence ATGGCTTCATCCCCACACAGCTCCACTCATCTCTActtcctcctcgtcttcttcctcctcctggctGCTGCCACGGCCTTCCCGGTCACCTCCGAGTTCGAACTCGGCACCCAGAAGAGAATCCACTTCCGCGTCTACTTCCACGAGACCTTTATCGGTCCCGACAACACCACCGTCACCGTGGTGAACATGAGCCTCCCCTACACCTTCGGGAACATCGAGATCTACGACACCGTGCTGAGGGTCGGCCCCGACGAAAGCTCCACCTTCCTCGGAAGGGTGCAGGGCGCGGGCTTCCACGTATCAATGCGGGAGGAGGTGATGCTGGTACCGCTGGTGCTGGTGTTCACGGCGGGGAAGTTCGTCAACAGCACTCTCACGGTGATCGGGAGACTGGACGCGTCCGGGCACTCGGAGCGGGCCATCGTGGGAGGGACGGGGGTGTTCCAGTACGCATGGGGGAAGCTGGTGACCGAGACGGTGACGGCCTCAGTCGCGAAGCTCGTCGTCGCCTACGACGTCTACGTCGTTTACTACGACGACCTCCATCTCAGTGCCATCGCATGA